One stretch of Cervus canadensis isolate Bull #8, Minnesota chromosome 5, ASM1932006v1, whole genome shotgun sequence DNA includes these proteins:
- the LOC122442600 gene encoding antimicrobial peptide NK-lysin-like isoform X2: MTSWAVLLIASVLLVAPGLAFSSLTPEHHDQATAHLCNGNELCQGLSPEDPQGDLVLQREELNLICGYCQKIMQMLKDMVGNNPSKVCNKMGLLSILCKMIMKNFLHRICQDILARKKPQAICVDIKLCKGKAGLI; this comes from the exons ATGACCTCTTGGGCTGTCCTGCTCATCGCCTCAGTGCTCCTGGTCGCCCCAG GGCTGGCCTTTTCCAGTCTGACCCCTGAGCACCATGACCAGGCAACAGCCCATCTGTGCAATGGAAATGAGTTGTGCCAGGGCCTGTCCCCGGAGGATCCCCAG GGTGACCTGGTGCTCCAAAGAGAGGAGCTGAACCTAATCTGTGGTTATTGTCAGAAGATAATGCAGATGTTGAAGGACATGGTGGGAAATAATCCCAGCAAG GTGTGCAACAAGATGGGGCTGCTGAGCATCCTGTGCAAGATGATCATGAAGAACTTTCTCCATCGCATCTGTCAGGACATCTTGGCTAGGAAGAAGCCTCAGGCCATCTGTGTGGACATCAAGCTGTGCAAGGGCAAGGCAG GTCTCATCTGA
- the LOC122442600 gene encoding antimicrobial peptide NK-lysin-like isoform X1: protein MTSWAVLLIASVLLVAPGLAFSSLTPEHHDQATAHLCNGNELCQGLSPEDPQGDLVLQREELNLICGYCQKIMQMLKDMVGNNPSKNVIIHATSKVCNKMGLLSILCKMIMKNFLHRICQDILARKKPQAICVDIKLCKGKAGLI, encoded by the exons ATGACCTCTTGGGCTGTCCTGCTCATCGCCTCAGTGCTCCTGGTCGCCCCAG GGCTGGCCTTTTCCAGTCTGACCCCTGAGCACCATGACCAGGCAACAGCCCATCTGTGCAATGGAAATGAGTTGTGCCAGGGCCTGTCCCCGGAGGATCCCCAG GGTGACCTGGTGCTCCAAAGAGAGGAGCTGAACCTAATCTGTGGTTATTGTCAGAAGATAATGCAGATGTTGAAGGACATGGTGGGAAATAATCCCAGCAAG AATGTCATCATCCATGCGACCTCCAAGGTGTGCAACAAGATGGGGCTGCTGAGCATCCTGTGCAAGATGATCATGAAGAACTTTCTCCATCGCATCTGTCAGGACATCTTGGCTAGGAAGAAGCCTCAGGCCATCTGTGTGGACATCAAGCTGTGCAAGGGCAAGGCAG GTCTCATCTGA